A part of Ammospiza caudacuta isolate bAmmCau1 chromosome 5, bAmmCau1.pri, whole genome shotgun sequence genomic DNA contains:
- the CCDC59 gene encoding thyroid transcription factor 1-associated protein 26, which yields MAAARRDGPGPAAAKAGAAPRGPGRKRRWRPVLLSSVVGSVQEGRGFAFRRKQKIERQYRKLLKKRRQVHSQQDDQFADTYPEHLKHLYLAEEEKLKKRCRTPEDLVSSEEKLNKAAESVGTQEKFKNKTSNQKAKEEYEKIKAEHARKKEEAEKRKQQREEAQRLYKKKKMEAFKILSKKTKKGQPNLNLQVEFLLQKIQQNT from the exons ATGGCGGCGGCGAGGCGCGACGGGCCCGGGCCGGCGGCGGCCAAGGCGGGTGCGGCGCCCCGCGGGCCCGGCCGAAAGCGGCGGTGGAGGCCCGTCCTGCTGAGCAGCGTGGTCGGCAGCGTCCAGGAGG GACGAGGATTTGCATTTCGGAGGAAGCAAAAGATTGAACGGCAGTACAGGAAATTGCTGAAAAAGAGAAGGCAGGtgcattcccagcaggatgaTCAGTTTGCAGATACCTACCCAGAGCACTTGAAGCATCTTTACCttgcagaggaggaaaagcttAAGAAGCGGTGCAGGACTCCAGAGGATTTGGTGTCATCAGAAGAAAAGCTTAATAAAGCAGCAGA GTCAGTTGGGACTCAagagaagtttaaaaataaaacatccaaTCAGAAGGCAAAAGAAGAATATGAGAAAATAAAGGCTGAGCATGCTAGAAAGAAAGAG gaagcagaaaaaagaaaacaacaaagagAAGAAGCTCAACGCTtgtacaagaaaaagaaaatggaagcttttaaaatactgagtaagaagacaaaaaaaggaCAGCCAAATCTAAATTTACAAGTAGAATTTCTTCTtcagaaaatacagcaaaatacATAA